The Vanrija pseudolonga chromosome 1, complete sequence genomic sequence GAACGCGCAGGGCGTGAGCTACACCATTCCCGGACGGAACACGTTTGACGGGTTCCCGATGAGCGAGGGAACGACGAGGCGACCGGTGAGTGCCATGGCCGTCGCAGTTTAGGTCCAGGAAgcacgctgacgcccgcgccAGATGGACCCGTACGGGCTCAGCAAGCACGAAGCCGAGATCCAAGCCGACTCGGTCGCGTTCCTGTGCCCGTGGACGCGGATCGCGACACTGCGGTACCACTTCGTGACGGAGAGCTACGAGACGGCCTGGCCGCTGATCACGGCGCGTGATGTCTTCTCCTGGGTGTCGTATGACgcgtgtgcgcgcgccgccgagtgTGCCCTCACGGCGCCGCCTGGCGCGTTCACCGGGCACGAGATCTTCCATATCGTCGCGCCTGAGATTGCGTGGGAGGGAGGGttggaggaggtggagaggCGCAAGGTTGGCGACGCGGTCGGGGAGAGGCCGGGCACGGTCGATCTGCTGCGCCGGTACTGGCCTGGCATTCGCATTGACGAGGCGTACTGGGCCTCCaacccgcgccgcgcggtcTGGATGAGCGACAAGGCAGAGCGCGTGCTAGGGTGGAAGCATGACGGCTAGAATCTATGCATCGTGTGGTAGGGTCACCCTGTCCGAGGGGAAGAAGACGTACAGCCCAACGCTGGCGagggccgcgccgaggatgaagaGCAGGCCGGCCAAGAGGaacacgccctcgccggccttgatCCCGCCCCACACGAACAGGGCCGCGCAGAcgccgatgaggaagacCTTGCGCTCGTAGTTGCCCCATGTCCAGGTACTGAACGGGTTGATGTCGTCGGTGAACGCTGAAGCGTTGGGGAGGTACGCCTCGGGGATCCACGAGCTGATGCGGCCTCAGCCGTGCTGGCCGCCACTGAGACTCACCGATCACCGACCTCCGCctccacggccacggcgatCTCGGGGTCCTGCGTGCGCTtgggcatggtgggtggagcGGACGAAGCAGTTTGTTGACTGGTGAGATGTACgagacgagctcgagacggcgaGGGGAGGCAATAACACAGCATGGCGGCCGCGCGGGGAGAGGTCACGTGCCAAGACGCGGCGACACGCCACTAGCAGCACCGCACGGTCGAGGGGCAAACACGTCCACTTTCCTATCTATGTAGAACAAGACCCCTATGCTTCGTTCTCCTCGGGGGTAACGTGGTTCAAGGGGATGCGGGCGTACagaccggcgccgacgaggagaccgCCAAGAACCAAGCCGATCGCGGCGAAGAGATACTGCCCCAAGTCGACCTGCACCGCGCCCCAGAAGCACACAAAGTTGCCGCCTATGAGTAGAATGGCCTGGTGTTAGTCGTGcagcgagagagagagagcgataccttggccttggcgttGTGCTTTGTCCACGTGGCGAACGGGTTGAGGGGGTGGCGCGGAGGCGGGACCTCGGGGTCGCTGACCAGCAGCGGGGTGGAcgcgctggggtcagcttcGGTGCTGACTTCGGGCCTCAGTGCTGATTTAGACATGATGAGTGGGTGAAGAAGCCAAGTTGGTCGCCACTCGCGCTGCGTGAAGTAGTCTCGGTCATATGTATCATGGTACATTCCGCCCTAGCCAGTGATGGCACCACCTGCGACTACAGCTCAGGAGCAACCACTTCCCTCCCCGGTAATCCTTATACATTACTGCTCTGGATAGGTACGCTGCGGTCAGACGGAATCGGCGCGTaaagcccgccgccgacgagagcGCCGCCAATGATAAACCAgagcgcagcgagggcgtacttgccctcgtcggccttaCCCGCGCTCCAGATGACGAGGACATAGGTAccgaagaggaggagcacgagctgaAATCAGCGCCAGGGCGGTAGAGCCTCGTTACCTTAGGCTTGGAGTTGTCCTTtgtccagctcgcccaggGGTTGAGGAGTCTAAGCCGCGGGGGGACCTCAGCCTCATCAAGTAGCGGCGTGGATGTGGTGGGGTCGGAGTCCGTGCCGACTTCgtggggcggcggtgctTTCGACATGATGAGTGGATGAAGCCAGGTTTCGTCGCCACTGGCGATGTCTAAAGTAGCCTCGGAGCATATCACACCTGCATCAGTAGTGCTTCTGGTCACGTCATTGAGGCGCGCAGCTCTTCTGTCCCAGTCGTGTCATGTAGGTGGTTGGTGTGAAGCTAGTGGCAACTTTGGTGATGGTGGCACCCCCAGCTGCTGATGCAAACCCGAGCTCGTCTGGAATGATGCGCTGCAGACAAACATTGACATCCCCACTACTTGATAATTTCATCCCTTTCACATCGGTGTGCACTTCCTTGCACTGGTCTCGTCTCCTCCCTGTGCCCCAGACCCCTCACGCTCCTTGCAGCCCCAA encodes the following:
- the GALE_1 gene encoding UDP-glucose 4-epimerase → MTTDTPTHAKPQLTLLTGACGLVGSRTLQHLHAKGFNLVATDIVPPKEGTLPPGIPFIQADLTKPEDVDKLFDYPGPTPSANAPPPAYDFAMSHTSNAEHRPTAFDAVVHISAIAWLPAGKTLDARTWHANNVVGSYNVVRTAAERGVRNIVQASSMNAQGVSYTIPGRNTFDGFPMSEGTTRRPMDPYGLSKHEAEIQADSVAFLCPWTRIATLRYHFVTESYETAWPLITARDVFSWVSYDACARAAECALTAPPGAFTGHEIFHIVAPEIAWEGGLEEVERRKVGDAVGERPGTVDLLRRYWPGIRIDEAYWASNPRRAVWMSDKAERVLGWKHDG